A single Micromonospora luteifusca DNA region contains:
- a CDS encoding transglycosylase domain-containing protein, producing the protein MSNRPLAAAGRLVPLLRAGLIAGIVIAAAAYPLVALTGLGAKATAHAVEQKTRLLTTALPAETSYVYAPDGKTVLTMFYEEYRQYTKLSDMSPNIQQAIVAAEDSRFYQHHGVDPKGVARAFVANARSSGVSQGASTLTMQYVRMALRDSASTPKEIQEATQQTSLRKVKEMRMALDLEKEMSKEQILERYLNSAYFGHRAYGIYAASEIFFSKTPKDLTPVEAATLAGLVKSPSEYDPADSDQKDATARRNYVLDRMGQLGYLSPDSAAAAKAEPIRLKLTTPPHDCAAVADKYNSWGFACDYLKNWWSAQPAFGADRLERMDKLRRGGYRIVLSLDPKIQEAAEKNVGSKESTGSPFANGIVVSEPGTGRVKAMAVNRTYSLDLAENPQSSNPEAGPKVKANYPNTVAPLLGGGDLAGYQAGSTFKMFPMLAALDAGMTLSTSFNAPYRYKSSVYDGWAPSNASGAMTGQQTMWSGFGKSVNTYFVWLEEKVGADRAVRLAEQLGLRWRTDVDREQASPAKVKKWGAFTLGVSDATPLEMANAYAAIAADGRYCEAIPVQAIMNRDGTPATYTTPGGIQREVAKPRCRQVVSADAARAATDAARCPTGDTPARGSCGGWSTADSVRGTVGRPVAGKTGTTDSTRSAWFVGYTPELAAASFISDPDNPFNAVGDGQSQIPIQAVAETLRDGLKGTPTRQFTPPSDAIVG; encoded by the coding sequence GTGAGCAACCGACCCCTTGCTGCCGCTGGTCGACTCGTCCCTCTTCTCCGCGCCGGGCTGATCGCCGGAATCGTGATCGCCGCCGCCGCGTACCCGCTGGTCGCCCTCACCGGGCTCGGCGCGAAGGCCACCGCGCACGCGGTGGAGCAGAAGACCAGACTGCTGACCACCGCCCTGCCCGCCGAGACCTCCTACGTCTACGCCCCGGACGGCAAGACCGTGCTGACCATGTTCTACGAGGAGTACCGGCAGTACACCAAGCTGTCGGACATGTCGCCGAACATCCAGCAGGCGATCGTCGCCGCCGAGGACTCCCGCTTCTACCAGCACCACGGCGTCGACCCGAAGGGCGTGGCCCGTGCCTTCGTGGCCAACGCCCGGTCCAGCGGCGTCTCCCAGGGTGCGTCGACCCTGACCATGCAGTACGTCCGGATGGCCCTGCGGGACAGCGCGAGCACCCCCAAGGAGATCCAGGAAGCCACCCAGCAGACCAGCCTGCGCAAGGTCAAGGAAATGCGGATGGCGCTGGACCTGGAGAAGGAGATGAGCAAGGAGCAGATCCTGGAGCGCTACCTCAACTCGGCGTACTTCGGGCACCGGGCGTACGGCATCTACGCGGCCAGCGAGATCTTCTTCTCCAAGACCCCGAAGGACCTCACCCCGGTCGAGGCCGCCACCCTCGCCGGGCTGGTCAAGTCCCCATCGGAGTACGACCCGGCCGACTCCGACCAGAAGGACGCCACCGCGCGGCGCAACTACGTGCTGGACCGGATGGGCCAGCTCGGCTACCTCTCCCCCGACTCGGCCGCCGCCGCCAAGGCCGAGCCGATCCGGCTGAAGCTGACGACCCCGCCGCACGACTGCGCCGCGGTGGCGGACAAGTACAACAGCTGGGGCTTCGCCTGCGACTACCTGAAGAACTGGTGGAGTGCGCAGCCCGCGTTCGGGGCGGACCGGCTGGAACGGATGGACAAGCTGCGCCGGGGCGGCTACCGGATCGTGCTCAGCCTCGACCCGAAGATCCAGGAGGCGGCGGAGAAGAACGTCGGCAGCAAGGAGTCCACCGGGAGCCCGTTCGCCAACGGGATCGTGGTCTCCGAGCCGGGTACCGGCCGGGTGAAGGCGATGGCGGTGAACCGGACGTACTCCCTGGACCTGGCCGAGAACCCGCAGAGCTCCAATCCCGAGGCCGGGCCGAAGGTGAAGGCCAACTACCCGAACACGGTGGCACCACTGCTCGGTGGCGGTGACCTGGCTGGCTACCAGGCCGGGTCGACGTTCAAGATGTTCCCGATGCTCGCCGCGCTGGACGCGGGGATGACGCTCTCCACCTCGTTCAACGCCCCGTACCGCTACAAGTCCTCCGTCTACGACGGTTGGGCGCCCTCCAACGCCAGCGGCGCGATGACCGGCCAACAGACCATGTGGTCCGGCTTCGGCAAATCGGTCAACACGTACTTCGTGTGGCTGGAGGAGAAGGTCGGCGCGGACCGGGCGGTCCGGCTGGCCGAGCAGCTCGGGCTGCGCTGGCGCACCGACGTCGACCGGGAACAGGCGTCCCCGGCCAAGGTGAAGAAGTGGGGAGCGTTCACGCTCGGCGTCTCCGACGCCACCCCGCTGGAGATGGCGAACGCCTACGCCGCCATCGCGGCCGACGGCCGCTACTGCGAGGCGATCCCGGTGCAGGCGATCATGAACCGGGACGGCACGCCGGCCACGTACACCACCCCCGGTGGCATCCAACGTGAGGTGGCCAAGCCGCGCTGCCGGCAGGTGGTCAGCGCGGACGCCGCCCGGGCAGCCACCGACGCCGCCCGCTGCCCGACCGGGGACACCCCGGCGCGCGGAAGCTGCGGCGGCTGGTCCACCGCCGACAGCGTGCGCGGCACGGTCGGACGCCCGGTGGCCGGCAAGACCGGTACCACCGACAGCACCCGGTCCGCCTGGTTCGTCGGCTACACCCCGGAGTTGGCCGCGGCGAGCTTCATCTCCGACCCGGACAACCCGTTCAACGCAGTCGGTGACGGACAGTCCCAGATCCCGATCCAAGCGGTCGCGGAGACCCTCCGCGACGGCCTGAAGGGCACACCGACCCGCCAGTTCACCCCGCCGTCGGACGCGATCGTCGGCTGA
- a CDS encoding cobyrinate a,c-diamide synthase, protein MTVVPRLVLSAPSSGHGKNALAIGLLAALAERGVDVAGFKLGPDHVDAAYLGLASGRPGRVIDPRLVGVDRLAPLVAHGAAGAGLAVVQGSMGLYDSVGGRPEQESTAAAAAALRSPVVLVVDVAAMGQSVAALVHGFRSYDEQLWLGGVILNRVASSRHEAMLREALDDVGVPVYGALRRHDLPAVLPSRRHGVAPVVDGSADAVRAVRRLGEAVAATVDLERLLGLARSAPPLPASAWSPEEALGAFTAPADRPLVALAGGPGGSFSHPETAELLRAAGAEVVTVDPLRDEALPVGTRALVVGGALPEAYAEQLSANRRLCIAVAELARTGRPVIAEGAGLLWLARELDGLPMCGVLDAVGVSRDGLVAGYREATAQTDSVVAAHGTVLVGHKAHRAVLTPRAGQRPAWSWDGGAPEGFVWRNVHASQLTLHWAGHPATAARLVAAAAADPAAEVVPAESGEVPV, encoded by the coding sequence ATGACCGTCGTGCCGCGCCTGGTGCTCAGCGCGCCGTCCTCCGGGCACGGTAAGAACGCGCTGGCGATCGGGCTGCTCGCCGCCCTGGCCGAGCGAGGGGTCGACGTCGCCGGGTTCAAGCTGGGGCCGGATCACGTCGACGCCGCCTACCTCGGCCTCGCCTCCGGTCGACCGGGCCGGGTGATCGATCCCCGGCTGGTCGGCGTCGACCGGCTCGCCCCGCTGGTGGCGCACGGCGCTGCCGGTGCCGGGCTCGCCGTGGTGCAGGGCAGCATGGGCCTGTACGACTCGGTCGGCGGCCGCCCCGAGCAGGAGTCCACGGCGGCTGCCGCGGCCGCGCTGCGCAGCCCGGTGGTGCTCGTTGTCGACGTGGCCGCGATGGGTCAGTCGGTGGCGGCCCTGGTGCACGGGTTCCGCTCGTACGACGAGCAGTTGTGGCTCGGCGGGGTGATCCTCAACCGGGTGGCGTCGTCTCGGCACGAGGCCATGCTGCGCGAGGCGTTGGACGACGTGGGTGTGCCGGTCTACGGTGCGCTGCGTCGCCACGACCTGCCGGCGGTGCTGCCGTCGCGGCGGCACGGTGTGGCGCCGGTGGTCGACGGGTCCGCCGACGCCGTCCGAGCGGTCCGCCGGTTGGGTGAGGCCGTCGCCGCCACGGTCGACCTGGAACGGCTGCTCGGGCTGGCCCGCTCGGCTCCACCGCTGCCAGCCTCGGCCTGGTCTCCCGAGGAGGCCCTTGGCGCGTTCACCGCCCCGGCGGACCGCCCGCTGGTGGCACTGGCCGGTGGGCCGGGTGGCAGCTTCAGCCACCCGGAGACCGCGGAGCTGCTGCGGGCGGCCGGCGCCGAGGTCGTCACCGTCGATCCGCTGCGTGACGAGGCACTGCCGGTCGGCACCCGCGCGCTGGTCGTCGGGGGCGCGCTGCCGGAGGCGTACGCCGAGCAGTTGTCGGCCAATCGGCGGCTGTGCATCGCGGTGGCCGAGTTGGCGCGGACCGGGCGTCCGGTGATCGCCGAGGGCGCCGGGCTGCTCTGGCTGGCCCGGGAGCTGGACGGGCTGCCGATGTGCGGTGTCCTCGACGCGGTAGGTGTCAGCCGGGACGGCCTGGTGGCCGGCTACCGGGAGGCGACCGCCCAGACCGACAGCGTGGTCGCCGCCCATGGCACGGTGCTGGTCGGCCACAAGGCGCACCGTGCGGTGCTCACCCCCCGCGCTGGTCAGCGCCCGGCGTGGAGCTGGGATGGTGGCGCGCCGGAGGGTTTCGTCTGGCGCAACGTGCACGCCTCGCAGCTCACCCTGCACTGGGCCGGTCATCCGGCCACGGCCGCCCGGTTGGTCGCCGCGGCGGCGGCCGACCCGGCGGCCGAGGTGGTGCCGGCGGAGTCCGGCGAGGTGCCGGTGTGA
- a CDS encoding SURF1 family cytochrome oxidase biogenesis protein: MYRFLLSPRWLGALALTLVAAAVMVFLGNWQLDRYRGRTEVNERIDAGLRMAPAPLADALRAPTGGTGTTGPAPAEDKVWTRITVTGRYDPTNTVLVRGRTVDSRVGFEVLTPLVLADGTALLVDRGWIPPAPGGATAQPAVPAAPTGDVTVVGRVHETESGAGAVARRDGRLEIRRIGVSRLASELPYPVYGAYLLLDEQTPSADPVFKAVPVGHTNNWQNFGYVVQWWLFAVMSLFGYGWVARREARRAAGIGVDPGPMDRAAEPTPSPSA; the protein is encoded by the coding sequence GTGTACCGGTTCCTGCTGAGCCCACGATGGCTGGGCGCCCTCGCGCTGACCCTGGTCGCCGCCGCCGTCATGGTGTTCCTCGGCAACTGGCAGCTGGACCGCTACCGGGGGCGTACCGAGGTCAACGAACGAATCGACGCGGGCCTGCGGATGGCCCCGGCGCCGCTGGCCGATGCGCTGCGCGCTCCCACCGGTGGCACGGGGACGACGGGCCCGGCCCCCGCCGAGGACAAGGTCTGGACCCGGATCACCGTCACCGGCCGGTACGACCCGACGAACACCGTGCTGGTCCGTGGCCGGACGGTGGACAGCCGGGTCGGCTTCGAGGTGCTCACCCCGCTGGTGCTCGCCGACGGCACGGCCCTGCTGGTGGACCGCGGCTGGATCCCACCGGCGCCGGGTGGGGCGACCGCCCAGCCGGCGGTGCCGGCCGCGCCGACCGGCGACGTGACGGTGGTCGGACGGGTGCACGAGACCGAGAGCGGCGCCGGCGCGGTGGCACGGCGCGACGGTCGGCTGGAGATCCGGCGGATCGGGGTGTCGCGGCTGGCCAGCGAACTGCCCTACCCGGTCTACGGCGCCTACCTGCTGTTGGACGAGCAGACCCCGTCGGCCGACCCGGTGTTCAAGGCGGTGCCGGTCGGGCACACCAACAACTGGCAGAACTTCGGCTACGTCGTGCAGTGGTGGCTCTTCGCGGTGATGTCCCTGTTCGGCTACGGGTGGGTGGCCCGCCGAGAGGCCCGCCGCGCCGCCGGCATCGGCGTCGACCCCGGTCCGATGGACCGGGCGGCCGAGCCGACGCCGAGCCCGTCCGCCTGA
- a CDS encoding ATP-dependent DNA ligase → MNDVRFLDLAATSAAVGATSGRRAKVELLADALRRLDPGEVEPGAGYLAGELRQRQTGVGYASLRDLPPPAAEPTLTVAAVDAAIEQIAAVRGTGSQGRRRALLGALYAAATADEQRLLTGLFSGELRQGAQAGLLADAVARAAEVPVAAVRRALLLAGDLRAVAVAALAGGAAELAGFGLQVGRPLAPMLAQSAPSVDEALAATGTPAVVDVKLDGIRIQVHRSGADIAVFTRSLDEITARVPEVVAAVRALPGRELVLDGEAIGLDATGRPLPFQQTSSRAARRTTPSTTGRTPVAPAVLAAAASTGATVLTPYFFDLLHLDGEDLIDLPGRERWAALSGAVDSSLLVGRMEVDGPEQAAAAFAAALDAGQEGVVVKAPDAPYDAGRRGAAWVKVKPRHTLDLVVLAVEWGSGRRQGWLSNLHLGARDPHSGDFVMLGKTFKGLTDELLRWQTERFLDLAVERGDWVVRVRPEQVVEIAFDGVQTSSRYPGGMALRFARVVRYRDDKSAAEADTIDAVRAIHAGRVTG, encoded by the coding sequence ATGAACGACGTGCGTTTCCTCGACCTGGCCGCCACCTCCGCCGCCGTCGGCGCCACCAGCGGCCGGCGGGCCAAGGTGGAGTTGCTCGCTGATGCGCTGCGCCGACTCGACCCGGGCGAGGTCGAGCCCGGCGCCGGCTATCTCGCCGGTGAGCTGCGCCAACGGCAGACCGGGGTCGGCTACGCCAGCCTTCGTGACCTGCCGCCACCGGCCGCCGAGCCGACGTTGACCGTGGCCGCCGTCGACGCCGCCATCGAGCAGATCGCCGCCGTGCGTGGCACGGGCTCGCAGGGTCGGCGTCGGGCGTTGCTCGGCGCTCTCTACGCGGCGGCGACGGCCGATGAGCAGCGCCTGCTCACCGGCCTGTTCAGTGGCGAGCTGCGCCAGGGTGCCCAGGCCGGGCTGCTCGCCGACGCGGTGGCCCGGGCGGCCGAGGTGCCGGTGGCGGCGGTCCGACGGGCCCTGCTGCTCGCCGGTGACCTGCGGGCCGTGGCGGTGGCCGCGCTGGCCGGTGGGGCCGCCGAGTTGGCCGGGTTCGGCCTGCAGGTCGGCCGGCCGCTGGCGCCGATGCTCGCGCAGAGCGCCCCCTCAGTCGACGAGGCCCTCGCCGCGACCGGCACACCGGCGGTGGTCGACGTGAAGCTCGATGGCATCCGCATCCAGGTGCACCGCTCTGGCGCCGACATCGCCGTCTTCACCCGCAGCCTCGACGAGATCACCGCCCGGGTGCCCGAGGTGGTCGCCGCGGTCCGTGCCCTGCCAGGCCGGGAGTTGGTGCTCGACGGCGAGGCCATCGGCCTCGACGCGACGGGTCGCCCGCTGCCGTTCCAGCAGACCTCGAGCCGGGCCGCCCGACGCACCACCCCCAGCACCACCGGGCGCACACCCGTCGCCCCGGCGGTGCTCGCCGCGGCGGCCAGCACCGGCGCGACCGTGCTCACCCCGTACTTCTTCGACCTGCTGCACCTCGACGGTGAAGACCTGATCGACCTGCCCGGCCGGGAGCGGTGGGCGGCCCTGAGCGGTGCGGTCGACTCGTCGCTGCTGGTCGGGCGCATGGAGGTCGACGGCCCGGAACAGGCCGCTGCGGCGTTTGCCGCCGCGCTCGACGCGGGGCAGGAGGGCGTGGTGGTCAAGGCACCGGACGCGCCCTACGACGCCGGCCGGCGCGGTGCCGCCTGGGTCAAGGTCAAACCCCGGCACACCCTCGACCTGGTCGTGCTCGCCGTCGAGTGGGGCAGTGGCCGACGGCAGGGCTGGCTGTCCAACCTGCACCTGGGTGCGCGCGACCCGCACAGCGGTGACTTCGTCATGCTCGGCAAGACGTTCAAGGGCCTCACCGACGAGTTGCTGCGCTGGCAGACCGAGCGATTCCTCGACCTCGCCGTGGAGCGCGGCGACTGGGTGGTCCGGGTCCGCCCCGAACAGGTGGTGGAGATCGCCTTCGACGGCGTGCAGACGAGCTCGCGCTATCCCGGCGGGATGGCGCTGCGCTTCGCCCGGGTGGTGCGGTATCGCGACGACAAGTCCGCCGCCGAGGCGGACACGATCGACGCCGTCCGTGCCATCCACGCCGGCCGCGTCACCGGCTGA
- a CDS encoding dipeptidase, with amino-acid sequence MSESEVRAAVEREMPGVRADLERLVRIPGIAFEGFDHSHVERSAEAVAELLRGCGLDVEIVRSGGQPAVIGRRAAPPGAPTVLLYAHHDVQPVGDRSLWESDPFEPVERDGRLYARGAADDKAGIMAHVAALRAYGDALPVGVVLFIEGEEEYGSDSLEQLLVDHRDKITSDVIVIADSGNWDIGVPALTTSLRGIVNCFVEVRTLDHAVHSGMFGGAVPDALTALVRLLATLHDDAGDVAVDGLVGREGATVDYPEDRIRAEAGLAEGVQFIGTGRITDRLWTKPALAVLGIDAPATGEAPNALVPAAKAKLSIRLAPGDDPKRAYAAVRAHLEEHAPWGAQVTVSFEHDGNPCVIDASGPMFDAARSAFRTAWDGTAPVDIGVGGSIPFIATFQEMFPKAAILVTGVEDPHARAHGPNESLHLGEFARVCLAEALLLRNVAAAGS; translated from the coding sequence ATGTCCGAGTCCGAGGTGCGGGCCGCCGTCGAGCGGGAGATGCCCGGCGTACGCGCCGACCTGGAGCGCCTCGTCCGCATCCCCGGCATCGCCTTCGAGGGCTTCGACCACTCGCACGTGGAACGCTCCGCCGAGGCGGTCGCCGAATTGCTGCGCGGCTGTGGCCTGGACGTCGAGATCGTGCGTTCCGGCGGCCAGCCGGCGGTGATCGGCCGTCGGGCCGCCCCGCCCGGCGCGCCCACCGTGCTGCTCTACGCCCACCACGACGTCCAGCCGGTCGGCGACCGGTCGCTCTGGGAGTCCGACCCGTTCGAGCCGGTGGAGCGCGACGGCCGGCTCTACGCCCGGGGTGCGGCCGACGACAAGGCCGGCATCATGGCGCACGTCGCGGCGCTGCGCGCGTACGGTGACGCGCTGCCGGTCGGCGTGGTCCTCTTCATCGAGGGCGAGGAGGAGTACGGCTCCGATTCGCTGGAGCAACTGCTGGTCGACCACCGCGACAAGATCACCTCCGACGTCATCGTGATCGCCGACTCCGGCAACTGGGACATCGGCGTACCGGCGCTGACCACCTCGCTGCGGGGCATCGTCAACTGCTTCGTCGAGGTCCGCACCCTGGACCACGCCGTGCACAGCGGCATGTTCGGCGGTGCCGTGCCGGATGCGCTCACCGCACTGGTCCGGCTGCTGGCGACGCTGCACGACGATGCCGGTGACGTGGCCGTGGACGGGCTGGTCGGCCGGGAGGGCGCCACCGTCGACTACCCGGAGGACCGGATCCGGGCCGAGGCCGGGCTGGCCGAGGGCGTGCAGTTCATCGGCACCGGCCGGATCACCGATCGGCTCTGGACCAAGCCCGCGCTGGCGGTTCTCGGCATCGACGCGCCGGCCACCGGTGAGGCGCCGAACGCCCTGGTCCCGGCCGCGAAGGCAAAGCTCAGCATCCGTCTCGCCCCCGGCGACGACCCCAAGCGGGCGTACGCGGCCGTGCGCGCGCACCTGGAGGAGCACGCGCCGTGGGGCGCCCAGGTGACTGTCAGTTTCGAGCACGACGGCAACCCGTGCGTGATCGACGCGTCCGGGCCGATGTTCGACGCGGCCCGTTCGGCCTTCCGGACTGCCTGGGACGGCACCGCCCCGGTCGACATCGGTGTCGGCGGCTCGATCCCGTTCATCGCCACCTTCCAGGAGATGTTCCCGAAGGCGGCGATCCTGGTGACCGGCGTGGAGGACCCGCACGCCCGGGCGCACGGCCCGAACGAGAGTCTGCACCTGGGAGAGTTCGCCCGCGTCTGCCTCGCCGAGGCGTTGCTGCTGCGTAATGTGGCGGCAGCAGGCAGTTAG
- a CDS encoding M48 family metallopeptidase, producing MSATDTPARRRITLTGISSRAWEHPADRGALVALRELRGFDDVVRAFFGMWNERGFRLSVLASGIRVDHRQYPAVWQRYTEAAAVLDVAELPELYVTQSPWLSAEAVGLDRPFIVLNSACVQQLDEDELRCLLGHELGHVGSGHAVYKTMLMILTRWAANLSWLPVGAIALRAIIAAMLEWWRKAELSADRAGLLAGQDPAAALRLLMKLAGGGDLSQIDTTAFLEQAAEYAGGGDLRDSLHKIRMTAWSTHPTPVARAAQLRQWIDSGAYGRVLAGDYPRRDEDSSTSVSEEIRAAAESYREEFSRSTDPLVGLLRRLGDGASDVGEWVGGTAGRARSWMDAATEAAGRAHRAGRAAPGATAGAGPAGGGDGTGSANTPR from the coding sequence ATGTCGGCAACAGACACGCCCGCGCGGCGCCGGATCACCCTCACCGGCATCAGTTCGCGGGCCTGGGAGCATCCGGCCGACCGGGGTGCCCTGGTCGCGCTGCGGGAGTTGCGCGGGTTCGACGACGTGGTGCGGGCGTTCTTCGGCATGTGGAACGAGCGTGGTTTCCGACTGTCCGTGCTGGCTTCCGGCATCCGGGTCGATCACCGGCAGTATCCGGCGGTGTGGCAGCGCTACACCGAGGCGGCGGCGGTGCTGGACGTGGCCGAGCTGCCGGAGCTGTATGTGACCCAGTCGCCCTGGTTGAGTGCCGAGGCGGTCGGTCTGGACCGGCCGTTCATCGTGCTCAACTCGGCCTGTGTGCAGCAGCTCGACGAGGACGAGCTGCGCTGCCTGCTCGGTCACGAGCTGGGGCACGTGGGCAGTGGGCACGCGGTCTACAAGACCATGCTCATGATCCTCACCCGGTGGGCGGCCAATCTGAGCTGGTTGCCGGTCGGCGCGATCGCCCTACGGGCCATCATCGCGGCGATGCTGGAGTGGTGGCGCAAGGCGGAGCTCTCCGCCGACCGGGCCGGTCTGCTCGCCGGGCAGGACCCGGCCGCCGCGCTGCGGCTGTTGATGAAGCTCGCCGGCGGCGGTGACCTGTCCCAGATCGACACCACCGCCTTCCTGGAGCAGGCCGCCGAGTACGCCGGCGGCGGGGACCTGCGCGACAGCCTGCACAAGATTCGGATGACCGCGTGGAGCACCCACCCGACGCCGGTGGCGCGGGCGGCCCAGCTGCGCCAGTGGATCGACTCCGGGGCGTACGGGCGGGTGCTGGCCGGGGACTATCCGCGCCGCGACGAGGACAGCTCGACCAGTGTCTCGGAGGAGATCAGGGCGGCTGCCGAGTCGTACCGGGAGGAGTTCAGCCGGTCCACCGACCCGCTGGTCGGGTTGCTACGCCGGCTCGGCGACGGCGCGAGCGACGTCGGCGAGTGGGTGGGCGGCACCGCCGGTCGCGCCCGCTCCTGGATGGATGCCGCCACCGAGGCCGCCGGTCGCGCACACCGCGCCGGCCGGGCTGCACCCGGCGCGACCGCGGGTGCCGGCCCCGCGGGAGGCGGTGACGGTACGGGCTCCGCCAACACGCCTCGGTAA
- a CDS encoding uridine kinase family protein — protein sequence MVVVEAYAELARRVLAGPARLGRTRLVAVDGPSGAGKSRFAARLADALAALPGGRPPVVHTDDLLDGWDDQVTFWPRLDEWVLAPLREGKPGAYRRYSWVRQRFLSRPVPVPVTPVLVLEGVSAARAVVRPELTLAVFVTAPASLRLARAVARDGPEILPELRRWHVGERAHFAADDTASGADLLVDGAPALPHDTDRYYVRIR from the coding sequence GTGGTGGTCGTCGAGGCGTACGCCGAATTGGCTCGTCGGGTGCTCGCGGGCCCGGCGCGATTGGGGCGAACCCGGCTGGTCGCGGTCGACGGGCCGAGCGGCGCGGGTAAGAGCCGGTTCGCCGCGCGTCTCGCGGATGCCCTGGCGGCGCTGCCCGGTGGCCGGCCGCCGGTGGTGCACACCGACGACCTGCTCGACGGTTGGGACGATCAGGTCACCTTCTGGCCCCGGCTCGACGAGTGGGTGCTGGCCCCGTTGCGGGAAGGGAAGCCCGGCGCCTATCGGCGTTACAGCTGGGTGCGGCAACGCTTTCTGTCCCGGCCGGTGCCGGTGCCGGTGACGCCGGTGCTGGTGCTGGAGGGGGTCAGCGCCGCCCGTGCCGTCGTCCGGCCGGAGCTGACCCTGGCCGTGTTCGTCACCGCGCCCGCGTCGTTGCGGCTGGCCCGTGCGGTGGCCCGGGACGGGCCGGAGATCCTGCCCGAGCTGCGTCGCTGGCACGTCGGGGAGCGGGCGCACTTCGCCGCCGACGACACCGCGTCCGGCGCGGACCTGCTGGTGGACGGTGCACCGGCGCTGCCGCACGACACGGACCGGTACTACGTGCGCATCCGCTGA
- a CDS encoding rhodanese-like domain-containing protein — protein MSPGIDALLEQARAGLHRLTPQQTVEAVRGGALLVDTRSEPQRREQGDLPGAVVIDRTVLEWRLDPASAWRIPEATGYDREIVLVCRQGYSSSLAAASLQTLGLRRATDMIGGVDAWLAAGLPTTDRPADIRP, from the coding sequence ATGAGCCCCGGTATCGACGCCCTGCTCGAACAGGCCCGCGCCGGGCTGCACCGACTAACTCCGCAGCAGACCGTCGAGGCGGTCCGCGGCGGCGCGCTGCTGGTCGACACCCGTAGCGAACCGCAGCGCCGCGAACAGGGCGACCTGCCAGGGGCGGTCGTCATCGACCGGACCGTGCTGGAATGGCGACTTGATCCGGCCAGCGCCTGGCGGATCCCCGAGGCCACCGGGTACGACCGGGAGATCGTGCTGGTGTGCAGGCAGGGCTACAGCTCCAGCTTGGCCGCCGCCAGCCTGCAGACCCTCGGGCTGCGTCGAGCCACCGACATGATCGGCGGTGTCGATGCCTGGCTGGCCGCTGGACTTCCCACCACCGACCGCCCCGCCGATATTCGCCCGTAA